The Gossypium arboreum isolate Shixiya-1 chromosome 6, ASM2569848v2, whole genome shotgun sequence DNA window GTTTGCCTCTCGTCCAAAACTTGCAAACTCGGAACTTATGGGTTACAACGGAGCCATGTTAGGCTTTGCACCATATGGACCTTATTGGCGTCAAATGCGCAAGATTGCTACTATTGAGCTCCTCTCAAATCACCGACTCGAATTACTTAAACATGTAAGGGAATCCGAGGTGAAGACATCTCTGCAACAGTTGTACGAGCTGTGGAACAAGAAGAGAAGTGCTAACTCCGATAAAGTATTAATGGAGATGAAGGGATGGTTCAAAGAAGTTACTCTGAACGTGATTATGAGGATTATTATAGGGAAACGAATTCCAAATTCCAGTGAAGGAGGTGAACACTTGAAATGGAAGAAGTCGATGGATGACTTCTTTGTACTAAGTGGAAAGTTCTTAATATCAGATGCTTTGCCGTTTCTGAGATGGTTGGACATAGGTGGAGACCTGAAGTGCATGAAGAAGACAGCTAAACAATTGGACCAAGTTGTGCAGCGATGGCTACGGGAGCACAAGCAGAAGAGAGCTGAAAATAAGGCAAATGGTGAGGAAGATTTCATGGGAGTGATGCTGTCTATTCCCAGTGATGGGGAGGAACACCATGCTGATACAATCAACAAAGCCACTTGTCTCGTACGTGCATATCTCTTAACCAAATAGATTGTTATTAAtgacatatttatttatttattttgtcaaGATTGCTATGAATAACAAACATAAGTAGGAAATGCTGTTATTTCATTGTTGATCTTTTCATGGTATATGATCTAACAGGGTCTTGTCTTAGCGGCGGAGGATACCACATCAATCACATTGACATGGGTATTATCTTTGCTACTCAATAATCGTGACAAATTGAGTAAAGTCCAACAAGAATTAGATGTCCATATTGGTAAGGATAGATTATTTGTGACCGAATCAGACACAAAAAATTTAGTATACCTTCAATCTATCATTAAGGAAACTCTACGCCTATACCCTCCTGCTCCACTCTCCGTGATCCATGAAGCCATTGAAGACTGCACGGTTAATGGATACCATGTTTCAGCTGGCACCTGGCTTATTATGAATCTTCATAAGATTCATCGTGACCCACTTATATGGGCAAACCCTTTTGAATTTCAACCTGAAAGATTTATAACTACCCACAAAGACATTGATGTGAGGGGACAGAATTTTGAACTAGTTCCATTTGGAAGTGGTAGAAGAATGTGCCCT harbors:
- the LOC108482178 gene encoding cytochrome P450 CYP82D47-like; this translates as MDYFHSVTAIPTVAIIAFPLLLLFSFPWISRRKTNSKKTAPEAGGAWPIIGHLRLLEGPQPPHVSLANMADKYGRMFTIKLGVHRALVVSDWEIAKACLTTNDKAFASRPKLANSELMGYNGAMLGFAPYGPYWRQMRKIATIELLSNHRLELLKHVRESEVKTSLQQLYELWNKKRSANSDKVLMEMKGWFKEVTLNVIMRIIIGKRIPNSSEGGEHLKWKKSMDDFFVLSGKFLISDALPFLRWLDIGGDLKCMKKTAKQLDQVVQRWLREHKQKRAENKANGEEDFMGVMLSIPSDGEEHHADTINKATCLGLVLAAEDTTSITLTWVLSLLLNNRDKLSKVQQELDVHIGKDRLFVTESDTKNLVYLQSIIKETLRLYPPAPLSVIHEAIEDCTVNGYHVSAGTWLIMNLHKIHRDPLIWANPFEFQPERFITTHKDIDVRGQNFELVPFGSGRRMCPGVSFALQVLQLTLANVLHWFEFETPSGIAVDMREGLGVTSFKATPLEVHITPRLPFFVYDSTK